The Naumannella cuiyingiana DNA window CGCTATCACGTGACGGTGATCGCGGTGAAGCCCGCGCACGGCGACATCGAGTACGCCGTGCCGGACACGATCATCCGTCGCGGTGACGACATCCTGGTGGCCGGGATGGCCGCCGACGTGAAGAACTTCGCCCTGCTGCGCTGAGTGCGCCCGCCCGCCGGCGATGATCAGTGCGCGCCGATCGCTGCATTCTGCGCAGTGATCGGTACGCCCGCGCCCGGCTCGGCGTACAAATCGATCAATACCGGCGTTGCAGGAACCTGACTGGCAGGAATCGTCCTAGTTGATCTTCTGACCGCGGGGATGATCCGTTGTTGACTGACGCCCAGCCAACTGAACCCCCCATCAGGAGGAAACATGAAGGGCAGGATGAAGGCAGTGTTCGTCGGTGCGGCCGCCGTCGCCAGTTCGCTGGCGCTCGCCGCTCCGATCGCGCAGGCCGAGGACACCGATGTCCCCACGTTCCGCGAGTTCCGGGCGAGCACCTACCAGGACGTCGACGGCGCTTATGTCGTGAACGGCGACGAGTCCATCCGCAACCTCGGCGAGCTGAAGCGCTACTACGACCGGATGGTCGCCGAGGGCGAGGGTGGCGAGCCGGGTGACCTGGTGATCAACACCGTCAACGGCGTGGACGACAAGTGGAGCAGCACGCAGGTCGGCAACCTGACCTACTGCGTCAGCGACCGCTTCGGGACCAACAAGTCGAAGGCAGTCGCCGCCGCCGCAGCCGGCGCAGCGATGTGGGAGAACGCCTCCTCCGCGATCGACTTCCGCTACGTCTCATCCCAGGACGGCAACTGCACCACCGCGAACTCCAACGTGGTGTTCTCGATCGAGCCGGTGCAGACCAACCAGTACCTGGCCCGGGCGTTCTTCCCCAGCTCGCCGAAGTCGCAGCGCAACGTGCTGGTCGCGTCCGACACCTTCCGCTCCACCGTGCCCTCGCCGGGCAACATCCTCGGCCACGAGTTCGGCCACATCCTCGGCTTCCGGCACGAGCACACCCGCCCGGAGTCCGGCGTGTGCTTCGAGGACAACAACTGGCGCCCGCTGACGCCGTACGACTCGGACTCGGTGATGCACTACCCGCAGTGCAACGGCACCAGCAACACCTTGTCGTTCACCAGCCTCGACGGCCAGGGCGTGCGCGCGGTCTACGGTTCCTGAGCAGCTCACCGCACGAACCGGCGGGCCCGGCCACCTGGTGGCCGGGCCCGCCGGCGTTCGGCTCACCGCTCCGTGGCGTCGGTCGGCTCGCCTACGCTGGGCGCCGTGGCGCAGCGGTGGAGTGTGGACCGGGTGGTCGCCGCCGCGCCGGATTCCGCCTCCGAGGTCGCCGGTCGACGGCTCGCCAGCCCGGGACCTTGGCAGGGCGTGGGCGTGGACGAGGACCTGCTCTGGGGTGAGTGCCGCGGCTCCGGGCGTACCCCGTATCGGGTGAGCGTGGACACCGCCGGGCCGCGCTACAAGTGCAGTTGCCCGTCGCGGAAGTTCCCCTGCAAGCACGCGCTCGGGCTGTTGTTCCTGTGGGCGCAGGGTCAGGTGAATCCCGACGGATCGGTACGCCCGCCCGCCGGCGCGGGATTCGCCGAACGAGCCACGGGCCCGGAAGCCGAGGCGTCCGGGCGTACCCCGGAACAACTCGCCGCGGCCCGGCAGCGCGCCGAGCGCCGCGCCGACCGCGTCACCGGCGGGCTGATCGAGCTCGACCGCTGGCTCGCCGACCAGATTCGCGGCGGACTGGCCCGCGCGGCGACCGACCCCTATGGCTGGGCCGAACCCGTCGCCGCGCGGATGATCGACGCCCAGGCCAGCGGCGTCGCCAACTGGCTGCGCCGGCTGCCCGGGGTGATCGCCTCCGGCCCCGGCTGGCCCGAGCGCCTGCTCGGCGAGCTGGCCGGTCTGCACCTGCTGGCCCGCGCTTGGGCCCGGATCGACGAGCTGCCCGACGATCTCGCCGCCACCGTCCGCGCCCGGATCGGGTTCACCGTGCCGCGCGCCGACGTGCTCGCCACCGAGCCGGTCCGCGATCGCTGGGTCGCGCTCGGCGTGCGCGATCTCGAGGAGGAACAGGTCTCCACCCGCCGGGTCTGGCTGCGCGGCCAGCGCACCGATCGCTGGGCAGTGGTGCTGCTGTTCTCCGCCAACGGCGCCCCGTGGGAGATGCCGCTGCTGCCCGGCACCGCGCTCGACGCCGACCTGCACTTCTATCCGGGCCGACCGCCGCTGCGGGCGCTGCTCGGCGAATCGCACGGCAGCGCCGAGCCGGTGCAGGGCTGGCGGATCGGCGGCGACGACGCGGCCGGCGCCGCCCGCGCCTACGCCGACGCGCTTGCCGCCGACCCGTGGACCCGGCAGCACCCGGCGCTGGTCACCGGCCTGGTCGGCGTCGAGGATCGCCGCTTCGCGCTCGTGGACGAGACCGGGGCGGCGGTGCCGCTGACCGGGCCGGAGGAGGTGCTGTGGCGGCTGCTGGCGCTCGCGCCCGGCGTCGGGGTCACGCTCTTCGGCGAATGGTCCGATGCGGGGCTGGCGCCGGGCAGCATCGTCGACGGCCGGGTGCGTCCGCTGTGACGGGCGGCACCGTGACGGGGTACGCCGACCTGGCCGCCGCGGCGACGCTGGGTGTCGCCGCCCGCGATCCGGGTCTGGACGACCTTCCCGAGGAGGTACGCCCCGGCACCGGCGAGGTGGCCGAGCGGCTGCTCGATGCCGCGGCGATGTTGGACACCGCGCGCAGGGCGGCGCCGGTGATCGCGCGGGTGACGCCGCCGGCACCGCCCGCGGCCGAGACGCGGCCGGTGATTCCGCCCGCCGCCGATCAGGTCCTGCAGCGGGTCGCCGACGACCGCGGCCTGCTGCTGATCGCGCTCGCGGCCGTGGCCCGCAGCGGGCGCGTGCTGCCCTCGGTGCGCGTACCGGACCTGCTGGAGCGGGCGCGGACGCCGCGCGCCGGGGCGCCGGATGCCGAGCTCGCCGCGGCGCTCGAACCGGTCCTCGGCGAGGGCGGTCGGTGGCTGGCCCGGCAGCATCCGGACTGGCGCCGGCTCGTCGCGCCGCTCGCCGACGGGTGGCCCGCCGGCGCCCAGCCGGCCGAGGCGCTGGCCTGGTTCGCCCGTCGCCGAGCAGCGGAACCCGCCGCGGCCCGCGAACTGCTGGCGACCAGCCTGGCGGACTTCTCGCCGCGGCACCGCGCCGGCCTGATCGACGCGCTCGCCGACGGGCTGGGGCCGGGCGATCGCGAGCTGGTGCAGGCCGCCGCGCAGGACCGCAGCCGGGCCGTCGCCGAGGGCGCGCGCGAGCTGCTCGCCCGGCTCGAACCCGGCCATGCCGAGCGCGCGGCCGCGGCGGCCCGCGCGGAACTGGCCGCCGAGACGCCGCGGGCCAACACGCTGCCCGAGACCTGGCGGCTGTGGCGCTTCCTGCCCGAGGACGAGCGCGCCGACCGGGTGCTCCGGGCGCTCGCCACGCTGCCGGCGGCCCAGGCGCTGGAGGCGCTCGCCGACTGGCCCGCGTGGTGGCCGGGCGACCTGTCCCGCCGGGTCGCGGCCTGGCTCGCCGAGCGCTCCCGCGGCAGCCGGCCGGTGCCCGCCGCGGCCTGGGAGTTGTGGGCGCTGCGGCTGCCGGGCGAGGACATCGGCCAAGCGGCCGATTTCGCCCGCGGCCAGTCCTTCGACGCGCCCGGGCCGGCCGGCCGCAGCGCGTGGGGTCGCGCCGCCGAGCGGCTCACCCTGCGCGGCACGATCGAGCGCCAGCTCGCGCGGCCCGATCCCACGACATCGTTCGAGCAACCCCAGCCACCCGGAGGGAACCCGTGACCGACATCCTGCGGCCGCATGCCGAGCAGGCCTACGCCGACGAGCTCGCCGCCCTCGCCGGCGCCGACGACCGGGAACGGCCCGCCGGGTGGCGGCTGTCCCCGTGGGCGGTGGTCGACTACCTGATGGGCACCGAGCTGGCCGACGGCACGGTGATCACGCCCAAGTACGTCGGCTCGCGCCGGCTGATGGAGATCGCCGTGGCGACCCTCGCCACCGACCGCGCGCTGCTGCTGCTCGGCGTACCGGGCACCGCCAAGTCCTGGGTGTCCGAACACCTGGCCGCCGCGATCAGCGGCGACTCGACCCTGCTGGTGCAGGGCACGGCGGGCACCGCGGAGGAGGCGATCCGCTACGGCTGGAACTATGCGCGGCTGCTCGCCGAGGGCCCGACCGAGCAGGCGATGGTCGCCTCGCCGATCATGACGGGGATGCGCGAGGGGAGGCTGGCGCGGGTGGAGGAACTGACCCGGATCCCGTCCGATGTGCAGGACGCGCTGATCACCGTGCTCAGCGAGAAGACGCTGCCCGTGCCCGAGCTGGGCACCGAGGTCCAGGCGGTACAGGGATTCAACGTGATCGCCACCGCCAACGACCGCGACCGCGGCGTGAACGAGCTGTCCTCCGCGCTGCGCCGCCGGTTCAACACCGTCGTGTTGCCGCTCCCGTCCGATGCCGAGTCCGAGGTGGGCATCGTGGCGCGCCGGGTGACCGATCTCGGCCGGACGCTGGACCTGCCGCAGACCGATGCCAGCGAGGAGATCGCCCGCGTGGTGACGGTCTTCCGCGAGCTGCGCGGCGGCCTGACCGAGGACGGCCGGACCAGCCTGAAGGTGCCGTCGGGCGGGCTGTCCACCGCCGAGGCGATCTCGGTGATCACCAACGGCCTCGCGCTGGCCGCGCACTTCGGCGACGGTCGGCTGGGCCCGGCCGATGTCGCGGGCGGCATCGTCGGCGCGGTGATCAAGGACCCGGTCGCCGATGCGGTGGCCTGGTCGGAATACCTGGAGACGGTGGTCAGGGACCGTCAGGGCTGGAAGGACTTCTACTGGGCCTGCCGCGAGGTGGGCTGATGGCCGAGTCCGGTCCGCGGATCCGGGTCCTGGGGGTACGCCACCACGGGCCCGGGTCCGCGCGCGCCGTGCGGGCCGCCCTGGCGGAGCTGCAGCCCCGGGTGGTGCTGATCGAGGGCCCGCCGGAGGCCGATGCGCTGGTCCGGTTCGTCGCCGATGAGGAGCTGCGGCCGCCGGTGGCGCTGCTCGGCTACCGCAATGACGACCCGTCGAAGGCGGCGTTCTGGCCGCTGGCGGTCTTCTCCCCGGAGTGGCAGGCCCTGTCCTGGGCGGTCCGCAACGGCGCCGGTGTGCGGTTCATGGACCTGCCCGCCGCGAACGTGCTGGCCGATCCCGCGCCGGGACCGGAAGCGTTGCCCGTTGATGATCAACCCGGTGATGATCAACCCGGTGATGATCATGGTGTGGATGATCATCGGCGCAGCGGTTGGCGTACCGACCCGATCGCGGTGCTCGCCCGGGCCGGCGGCTACGACGATCCCGAACGCTGGTGGGACGACGTGATCGAGTCCCGCGCCGACGGCGACCCGTTCGATGCGGTGGCCGAGGCGATGGCCGCGGTCCGGGAGGCAGCGCCACCGGAGCGCGATCCCGAGGACCAGCTCACCGAGGACCGCCGCGAGGCGCACATGCGCAAGATGTTGCGTGCGGTGATCAAGGAGGGACACGACCCGATCGCGGTGGTCTGCGGGGCCTGGCACGCGCCGGCGCTGAGCGGGAAGCTGCCGCCGGCCACCCGCGACAACCAACTGCTGCGCGGGATGCCGAAGGCCAAGGTCACGTTGGCCTGGGTGCCGTGGACCCATTCGCGCCTCGGCCTGTACTCCGGTTACGGCGCCGGGGTGGAGTCGCCGGGCTGGTACCACCACCTGTTCACCGCCCCCGACCGGGTCGTTGAGCGGTGGATGACCCGCGCGGCCGGCGTACTGCGTGATCATGACCTGCCCACCTCCAGCGCGCACGTGATCGAGGCGGTACGCCTGGCCGACTCGCTCGCCGCCCTGCGCGGCCGGCCGCTGGCGGGGCTCGCCGAGGTCGGCGACGCGGTCCGCTCGGTGCTCTGCGAGGGCAGCGAGGTGGCGGCCGGGATCGTGCTTCGCGAGGCGGTGATCGGCGAACAGCTCGGAACGGTGCCCGACGGGGCGCCGACGGTGCCGCTGGAGGCCGATTTCCGGGCCGCCGCGCGCGCCGCCCGGCTGAAGCCGGCCGCGGAGGAGCGCGAGATCGTGCTCGACCTGCGCGGCGACCTCGACCGGCGCCGCTCGGTGCTGCTGCACCGCCTGGTGGTGCTCGGCATCGACTGGGGCGAGCCGATCGCGACCGGGGGCCTCGGCACCTTCAAGGAGGGTTGGCTGATCGCCTGGCGGCCCGAGCTGTCCGTACGGCTGGTCGAGGCGTCGCTGTGGGGGACGACCGTGGCCGGCGCGGCCGGTGCGCGGCTGCTGCGGCGGACCGACACCCTCGCGTCGATCACCGGCGCCATCGCGGCGGCGCTGACGGCCGAGCTGCCCGAGGTGTTGCCGCCCCTGCTGCGCGAGCTGGACGCGCGCGCCGCGCGGACCAACGACGTGGCCGACCTGCTGGACGCGGTGGTCCCCCTCGCCGAGGCGCAGCGCTACGGGACGGTCCGCGGCACCGACACCGCCGAGCTGGCGCGGGTGGCGCGCGCGCTGCTGTCGCGGGCGTGCGCGGGCCTGGGCGCCGCGCTCGCCGGCCTGGCCGAGGACGCGGCCGCCGACGCCCGGGAACGTATCGACCGGGTGCATCGCGTCGTCGCGCTGCTGCCCGGCGCGGACGTCGAGTGGTACGCCGCCCTGGCCGCCCTGCTCGGCCGCGCCGACCTGCCCGCCGGGATCGCGGGGCGGGTGGTGCGGATGCTGCTGGACGGCGGGCGGATCGACGGCGAGGAGGCGGCGAGGCGGCTGCACGCGGCGCTGTCGATCGGTACGCCGGCGGCCGAGAAGGCGTTGTGGGCCGAGGGTTTCCTGGCCGGCGGGCCGCTGCTGCTGATCCACGACGAGCGGCTGTTGCGGGTGCTGGATGCGTGGCTGGCCGAGCTGGGCGAGGACGACTTCGTCGAGACCCTGCCGATGCTTCGGCGTACCTTCGGGCGGTTCGCGCCGGCCGAGCGGCGCGAGCTGAACCGCGTCGCGGACCGGCTGGCCGAGCCGGCCGCGGCCCGCGCCGACACGGAGGTCGATCCTGATCACGCCGGAGGCGTGTTGGCAACGGTGAAGATGATCATCGGGGGTGGACCGTGAGCGACGCCGATGCCGAGCGGCGGCGCCGCTGGCGACTGGTGACCGGGGGCGACGGTGAGCTGGCGGGCGCCGACGGCGGGCTCGACGCCGCGCTCGGGCAGCTCTACGACGCGCGTGAGCCGGTGGAGGCGGGTCAGCGGCGCCAGGCCGGTCTGGGGTCGTCGGCACCGCGGGTCGCGCGCTGGCTGGGCGACATCCGCGGCTACTTCCCGAACACCGTCGTGCAGGTGCTGCAACGCGATGCGATCGAGCGGTTGAACCTGCGCCGGCTGCTGCTGGAGCCCGAGATGCTGGACTCGATCACGCCCGACGTGAACCTGGTCGCCACGCTGGTCTCGCTGTCGGACGCGCTGCCGGAGGAGTCGCGGGCGACCGCGCGGCAGGTGGTACGCCGGGTCGTCGAGGAGGTGGAGAAGCGGCTCGGGGAGCGGACCCGGGCGGCGGTACGCGGCTCGCTGGACCGCTCCTCGCGTACCAGGCGGCCGCGGCACGCCGACATCGACTGGAATCGCACAGTCCGGGCGAACCTGCGCCACTACCAGCCGGAGCACGCGACGATCATCCCCGAGCGGTTGATCGGCTACGGGCGGCGCTCGCTCGCGGTGCAGCGGGAGGTGGTGTTGGCCATCGACCAGTCGGGATCGATGGCCGAATCGGTCGTCCATGCGTCGATCCTCGGCTCCGTGCTCGCCTCGATCCGCTCGGTGCGGACCTCGGTGGTCGCCTTCGACACCGAGATCGTCGACCTGACCGAGCTGCTGGACGATCCGGTGGACGTGCTGTTCGGTACCCAGCTCGGCGGCGGCACGGACATCAACCGCGCCGTCGCGTACTGCTCGGAGTTGATCACCAACCCGCGCGGCGCGATCTTCGTGCTGATCAGCGATCTGTTCGAGGGCGGCAACGAGGCCGAGTTGCTGGCCCGGATGCGCGAGCTGCGGGATTCGGGCGTGCAGTGCGTGGCCCTGCTGGCGCTCGCGGATTCCGGCGCGCCCGCCTATGATCATGATCTCGCCGCGGAACTGGCCGCGCTCGGCGTACCGGCATTCGCGTGTACGCCCGACGCCTTCCCCGATCTGCTCGCCGCGGCCATCCGTGGCGCCGATCTGACCGGCTGGGCCGACCGCTACCGCGCCGACCGTCGGGGCTGATCGACCGCTCGGTCACCCCAACCCGGTGAGCCGTGTCGGCGACGAGACGCCACACGGGGATCGGTTGCCGCGATAATGCTGGACGTGGACAAGTTGCTACTGGGCGTCGACATGGGCACGGCGAGCACCAAGGGGGTGCTCACCACTCCCGACGGCGAGATCGTGGCGACGGCGTCCCGGCGGCACGCGATGCAGCTCCCGCGGCCCGGCTGGGCCGAGGTCGATGCGGAGACCGTCTGGTGGGGTGATCTGGTCGAGGTGTGCCGCGAGCTCGTCGCCGGCGTCGACCCGGCCCGGATCGCCGGCATGTGTGTCTCGGGCGTCGGGCCGTGTCTGCTGCTGACCGATGCCGACGATCGCCCGGTCCGGCCGGCGATCCTCTACGGCATCGACATGCGCGCGACCGCCGAGATCGAGGAACTGACCGAGCGGTTCGGTGCCGACGCGATCGTCGAGCGTGCCGGCAAGGCGCTCAGCACCCAGGCCGTCGGGCCCAAGATCGCCTGGGTCGCGCGGCACGAGCCGGAGACGTTCGCCCGGGCCCGGCGCTGGTACAACTCCTCCAGTTGGGCCGCGGCCAGGCTGACCGGCGCCTACGTGCTCGATCACCACACCGCCAGCCAGAACGATCCGCTCTACGACCTGGCCGCGCACGCCTGGGCCGACGACTGGTCCGCAGAGATCATCGGCCACCTGACCCCGCCGCGACTGGTCTGGCCGCACGAGGTCGTCGGCACGGTCACCGACGAGGCGGCGCGGGCGACCGGGGTTCCCGCCGGCGTGCCCGTCTCCGCCGGGACCATCGACGCCTGGTCCGAGGCGTTCTCGGTGGGGGTACGCCATCCCGGCGACCTGATGTTGATGTACGGCTCGACGATGTTCTTCGTGCAGGTGCTGCCCGAACGATCGGTGCACCCGATGTTGTGGACGACCGCTGGCGTGGACCCGGGCCAGTACACCCTGGCCGCGGGCATGGCCACCTCCGGCTCGCTCACCGGCTGGCTTGCCGAGCTGACCGGTGGCGTGCCGTTCGAGCAGCTCGTCGCGGAGGCGGCCGCCGTACCGCCCGGCGCCGACGGATTGATCATGCTCCCCTACTTCGCGGGCGAGCGGACGCCGATCTTCGACTCCCGTGCCCGCGGGGTGATCGCGGGGCTCACCCTGCGGCACACCCGCGGACATCTCTTTCGCGCCGCCTACGAGGGGATCGCCTACGGGATCCGTCAGATCGTCGACTTCCTCGACGACCCGGTGCGCCCGATCGGGCGGCTGGTCGCCGTCGGCGGAGGCACCCAGGGCGGGCTGTGGACGCAGATCGTCAGCGATGTGCTCGGCCGGCCGCAGGAGCTTCCGGAGCAGACGATCGGCGCGAGCTATGGCGACGCGCTGCTGGCGGCTATCGGGACGCAGATCGTGCCGCCGGAGACCGACTGGACCCGGATCGGCTCGCTGATCGAACCCGATCCGGCCAATCGGGAGACCTATGCCGAGCTGTTCGACATCTACACCGAGCTCTATCCCGCGACCCGCGACCTGGTGCACGTGTTGGCCCGCCACCAGGAGTCGGCCTTCGACGACTGATCGGCGACGTCAGTCCGGTTCGGGGCACGAGCCGAGCAGCGCATTGGCGGTGTCGACGTCGGTGACGAGGGTGTTGAAATAACCCGCCCGGGCCGCCGCCCGGATGCTGGTGATCTTGTTCTCGCCGATCGCGATGGCGATGGTGTGCTGGATCTTGGTCAACGCCGCCAGGTCCATCGCGATCAGTCGATCCGAACCGGGGAAGGGGATCGGGGTGCCTTGGGAGTCGTAGGGGCGTACGCAGATGTCACCGACGGCATTGCGCAGGGTGACGGGATCGGTCGGCAGCACCGAGGGCAGCGAGGTGCGCGTCAGCGGCGGCGCCCCGACGCCCAACAATGCGCACTTGGCCGTCTTCCACAGCCGGAGCACCTGGCGTACCTGCGGGTCCTTGATCAACCATTCCCGTAGCTCCGGGCCGGGCAGCGCGGGCGCGTGCAGCAGCACCGGTGTGCCGCCGATCTTGACCGCGACCCGTCGCGTGATCTCGTTGGTCTGGTAGGAGGAGTCGATCTCGTTCTGGCCGCCGACGGTGGGTGCGACGAGTACGCCCGGCAGGTTCGGCAGGGCCTCCTGGGAGACGCCGTGGACGGTCGAGCCGGAGGAGACGAGCAGGGCGTCGCCGCGACCGAGGCCGGCATCGCGCAGCGCCTCCCCGACGGCGCCGGCGAGTACGCGGCCCGCGGGCAGGCCCTTGCCGGGCGGGGTGATCCGGACCGAGCGGATGCCGAGGCAGCGGGTCAGCTCGCGGGCGAGCGCGCTGAGGCCGGTGGCACTCGGCTTGCGGATCTCGATGTGCACGATGCCGGCCTCCCTGGCCTCGGCCAGCAGGCGGCTCACCGTCGGGCGGCTGGTGCCGAGCGCCTCGGCGATCTCGGCCTGGGTCGCGTCCTCGTTCCAGTACAGCCGGGCCGCCTCGTAGAGCTGCGACGGCGAGAAGCGCGTCGGCTGCCGCTCGGTGGGGACGTGCCGCGCATGGGGCTTGTGACGCTGCGCCATGGGCGGAGCGTACCGCTCGGTGTGAACATCCGTTCCGCCGGCAAGATTGCCTGAACCAATGTTCTGGACATTGGTGCAGGAGCCTGGCTACGGTCTGATCAACCCACCCAGCGTCGAGGGAGTTCTCGGATGGACAACGGAGTCAGCGCGCAGGAGCAGCAGACGGCGACCCTGCCGAAGACCATGCAGGCGGTCGTCTGCTACGGGCCGGAGGACTACCGGCTGGAGGAGATCGAGGTCCCGACCCGCGGACCGGGCGAGCTCCTGGTCAAGGTGGAAGCAGTCGGCATCTGCGCCTCGGACCTGAAGTGCTACCACGGCGCCGCGAAGTTCTGGGGCGACGCCAACCGCGAGCAGTGGATCGTCACCCCGGTCGTTCCCGGCCACGAGTTCACCGGGACCGTCGTCGAGCTGGACGATGCCGCGCGCGAGCACTGGGGGGTCGAGGTCGGCGACCGCGTCGTCGGCGAGCAGATCGTCCCCTGCTGGGAGTGCCGCTACTGCACGACGGGCAACTACCACATGTGCCAGGTGCACGACATGTTCGGATTCCGCCACTTCAACGGCGCCATGGCCGAGTACATGGTCTACCCGCAGCGGTCGATCGTGCACAAGATCAGCTCCGATCTGCCGGCGGCGCATGCCGCCTTCACCGAACCACTCTCCTGCGCCCTGCACGCGGTGGAGCGGGCCCAGATCACCTTCGACGACGTGGTGGTGGTTGCCGGCGCCGGCCCGATCGGCCTGGGCATGATCGCCGGTGCCGCCGCGAAGTTCCCGGCGGAGATCATCGCCCTGGACATGGACGAGCGCAAGCTCGAGCTGGCGAAGCGTACCGGTGCGACGATGACGATCAACATCGCCGAGGAGGACGCCGTCGCGAAGATCAAGGAGCTGACCGACGGCTACGGCGCCGACGTCTATCTGGAGGGCACCGGACACCCGTCGGCGGTGCCGCAGGGCCTGAACCTGCTGCGCAAGCTCGGCCGATTCGTCGAGTACTCGGTGTTCAAGGACGACGTCAGCGTCGACTGGTCAATCATCTCCGACGACAAGGAGCTCGACGTTCTCGGCGCCCATCTCGGTCCGCGCTGCTGGCCCGCGGCGATCCGGATGGTGGAGCAGGGCCGACTGCCGCTGGACGACATCGTCACCCACCAGTTGCCGATCACCGAGTTCAAGCGCGGCATCGACCTGGTCGACTCCGGACGCGAGTCGATCAAGGTCAGCCTGATCCCGGGCGGTCAGCCGTGACCATCACCCGCCGCAATGTGCTGCGGGCCGCGGGGCTCGCCGGGCTGGGGGCGGCGCTGCCCGGCGCGCTCGCCGGCTGCGGCATCGGCGGTAGCGTCGACCATCCCAACGGCGCCGCCGCCGTCACCGGCGGATTCGACTGGAAGAAGGTCAGCGGCCAGACCATCCGCCTGCTGCAGACCCCGCACCCCTACCAGCAGGCCTTCCAGCCGCTGCTCGCGGAGTTCACCGAGCTGACCGGCATCGAGGTCGAGGTCACGTTGGTGCCGGAGTCGGCGTACTTCACCAAGCTGAACACCGCCCTCGCCGGCGGCGCCGGCAACCCCGACGTGTTCATGCTGGGTGCCTACTTCATCTGGCAGTACGGGCCGCCGGGGTGGCTGGAGGATCTGCGCCCCTGGATCGACAACAGCGCCGCGACCAGTGCGGAGTACGACTTCGAAGACATCTACGAGGGACTGCGCCGCGCCACGTCGTGGGACTTCCGGCTCGGCTCACCGCTCGGCACGGGCGGCCAGTGGGCCATCCCGTGGGGCTTCGAGAACAATGTGATCTGCTACAACAAAGCCTTCTTCGACTCCCGTGGGATCAAGCCCGCCGACGACTGGGACAACTTCCGGCAGCTCGCGGTCGACCTGACCGATCGGGCCAACGGCCACTACGGGGTCTCGTTCCGCGGCTCGAAGTCGTGGGCGACCATCCACCCGGGTTTCATGACCCAGTACTCGCGGATGGGCGCCAAGGACTACGAGGTGGTCGACGGCACGCTGCGGCCCGGAATGGCGACGCCCGAGGCGATCGAGTTCCAGAAGCAGTGGGTCGAGCTGGCCCAGCTCGCCGGGCCCGTGTCCTGGACGACCTATGAGTACCCCGACTGCACCCGCGACCTCGGCAACGGCAGCGCCATGATGGTCTACGACGCCGACAGCGCGACCTACCCGCAGAACCTGCCCGGCGCGAGCGCCGAGGCGGGCAACCTGGCCTGGCACCCGGGGCCGGCCGGCCCCGGCGGCAGCTACGCCACCAACCTGTGGACCTGGTCGCTGGCGATGAACTCGGCCTCGCCGAACAAGCTGGCCTCCTGGTTGTTCATCCAGTGGGCCACCGGGAAGGAGGCGATGTCGGCCGCCACCCGCTCCGCCTTCGCCGACCCGACCCGGGCCTCGGTCTTCGACGGCGCCTTCAAGCAGACCCTCGGCGCGTTCCCCGGCTATCTGGAGGCGTTCGAGACCGTGATCGACTCCTCGACCATCCAGTTCACCCCGCAGACCAAGTTCTTCGAGACCACCCAGGGCTGGGCGGTCGCCCTCCAGGACATCTACTCCGGCAGCGATCCGGTCGAACGGCTGGAGTCGTTCGCCCGGACCGCCGCCTCCAAGGTCAACGTCTGAGCGGCCGCGCGCCGACC harbors:
- a CDS encoding M57 family metalloprotease, whose amino-acid sequence is MKGRMKAVFVGAAAVASSLALAAPIAQAEDTDVPTFREFRASTYQDVDGAYVVNGDESIRNLGELKRYYDRMVAEGEGGEPGDLVINTVNGVDDKWSSTQVGNLTYCVSDRFGTNKSKAVAAAAAGAAMWENASSAIDFRYVSSQDGNCTTANSNVVFSIEPVQTNQYLARAFFPSSPKSQRNVLVASDTFRSTVPSPGNILGHEFGHILGFRHEHTRPESGVCFEDNNWRPLTPYDSDSVMHYPQCNGTSNTLSFTSLDGQGVRAVYGS
- a CDS encoding SWIM zinc finger family protein, translated to MAQRWSVDRVVAAAPDSASEVAGRRLASPGPWQGVGVDEDLLWGECRGSGRTPYRVSVDTAGPRYKCSCPSRKFPCKHALGLLFLWAQGQVNPDGSVRPPAGAGFAERATGPEAEASGRTPEQLAAARQRAERRADRVTGGLIELDRWLADQIRGGLARAATDPYGWAEPVAARMIDAQASGVANWLRRLPGVIASGPGWPERLLGELAGLHLLARAWARIDELPDDLAATVRARIGFTVPRADVLATEPVRDRWVALGVRDLEEEQVSTRRVWLRGQRTDRWAVVLLFSANGAPWEMPLLPGTALDADLHFYPGRPPLRALLGESHGSAEPVQGWRIGGDDAAGAARAYADALAADPWTRQHPALVTGLVGVEDRRFALVDETGAAVPLTGPEEVLWRLLALAPGVGVTLFGEWSDAGLAPGSIVDGRVRPL
- a CDS encoding DUF5691 domain-containing protein translates to MTGGTVTGYADLAAAATLGVAARDPGLDDLPEEVRPGTGEVAERLLDAAAMLDTARRAAPVIARVTPPAPPAAETRPVIPPAADQVLQRVADDRGLLLIALAAVARSGRVLPSVRVPDLLERARTPRAGAPDAELAAALEPVLGEGGRWLARQHPDWRRLVAPLADGWPAGAQPAEALAWFARRRAAEPAAARELLATSLADFSPRHRAGLIDALADGLGPGDRELVQAAAQDRSRAVAEGARELLARLEPGHAERAAAAARAELAAETPRANTLPETWRLWRFLPEDERADRVLRALATLPAAQALEALADWPAWWPGDLSRRVAAWLAERSRGSRPVPAAAWELWALRLPGEDIGQAADFARGQSFDAPGPAGRSAWGRAAERLTLRGTIERQLARPDPTTSFEQPQPPGGNP
- a CDS encoding AAA family ATPase, with protein sequence MTDILRPHAEQAYADELAALAGADDRERPAGWRLSPWAVVDYLMGTELADGTVITPKYVGSRRLMEIAVATLATDRALLLLGVPGTAKSWVSEHLAAAISGDSTLLVQGTAGTAEEAIRYGWNYARLLAEGPTEQAMVASPIMTGMREGRLARVEELTRIPSDVQDALITVLSEKTLPVPELGTEVQAVQGFNVIATANDRDRGVNELSSALRRRFNTVVLPLPSDAESEVGIVARRVTDLGRTLDLPQTDASEEIARVVTVFRELRGGLTEDGRTSLKVPSGGLSTAEAISVITNGLALAAHFGDGRLGPADVAGGIVGAVIKDPVADAVAWSEYLETVVRDRQGWKDFYWACREVG
- a CDS encoding DUF5682 family protein, with the translated sequence MAESGPRIRVLGVRHHGPGSARAVRAALAELQPRVVLIEGPPEADALVRFVADEELRPPVALLGYRNDDPSKAAFWPLAVFSPEWQALSWAVRNGAGVRFMDLPAANVLADPAPGPEALPVDDQPGDDQPGDDHGVDDHRRSGWRTDPIAVLARAGGYDDPERWWDDVIESRADGDPFDAVAEAMAAVREAAPPERDPEDQLTEDRREAHMRKMLRAVIKEGHDPIAVVCGAWHAPALSGKLPPATRDNQLLRGMPKAKVTLAWVPWTHSRLGLYSGYGAGVESPGWYHHLFTAPDRVVERWMTRAAGVLRDHDLPTSSAHVIEAVRLADSLAALRGRPLAGLAEVGDAVRSVLCEGSEVAAGIVLREAVIGEQLGTVPDGAPTVPLEADFRAAARAARLKPAAEEREIVLDLRGDLDRRRSVLLHRLVVLGIDWGEPIATGGLGTFKEGWLIAWRPELSVRLVEASLWGTTVAGAAGARLLRRTDTLASITGAIAAALTAELPEVLPPLLRELDARAARTNDVADLLDAVVPLAEAQRYGTVRGTDTAELARVARALLSRACAGLGAALAGLAEDAAADARERIDRVHRVVALLPGADVEWYAALAALLGRADLPAGIAGRVVRMLLDGGRIDGEEAARRLHAALSIGTPAAEKALWAEGFLAGGPLLLIHDERLLRVLDAWLAELGEDDFVETLPMLRRTFGRFAPAERRELNRVADRLAEPAAARADTEVDPDHAGGVLATVKMIIGGGP